A stretch of Lathyrus oleraceus cultivar Zhongwan6 chromosome 6, CAAS_Psat_ZW6_1.0, whole genome shotgun sequence DNA encodes these proteins:
- the LOC127094165 gene encoding uncharacterized protein LOC127094165: protein MYQNSGKATEMVTTDGHPEKQKDNREEDKNEEAVEKEKPYLLKEILSNKKKLEDSEIVTLTAECSAIIQNNMPHKLKDLGMLENVLVRIDQFYIPAEFIIMDIKEDFNIPIILGRPFLATTGAIIDVKKGKPTFEVGEEKVEFILSQFLKASTLEDSCYFLDVIDE from the exons atgtATCAAAACTCTGGTAAAGCAACTGAAATGGTAACAACCGATGGTCATCCAGAAAAACAAAAGGATAACAGAGAGGAAGACAAAAACGAAGAGGCCGtagagaaagaaaaaccttat TTACTTAAAGAGATCTTATCCAATAAGAAAAAGCTCGAGGATAGTGAGATtgttacacttactgctgagtgtagcgctataatccaaaatAACATGCCTCATAAGTTAAAAGATCTAG GTATGCTAGAGAACGTTCTCGTTCGCATAGATCAATTTTATATTCCTGCCGAATTTATAATAATGGACATAAAGGAGGATTTCAACATCCCTATCATTTTAGGAAGACCCTTTTTGGCCACTACCGGAGCTATCATAGATGTGAAGAAAGGAAAGCCAACCTTTGAGGTTGGTGAAGAAAAAGTTGAATTTATTCTATCACAGTTCTTAAAGGCATCAACTCTAGAAGATTCGTGTTATTTCCTAGACGTCATTGACGAATGA